The genomic segment AAATCAAGTTTACCAAATCAGGCTTACTTGGACACTAAACAACCCGATTACTGAttatttaacctattcaaaatacAATTAAACATTCCTAAAATATGACAAAACAAtcatcttaagtgcctaaccaatgtaccattattggtaccacattttatattttccaaaatttacAAAGCATTAAACATTCATAACTCACATTCATACCAAATTTTGCTATATTTGAACTAGTATTTAGCTACTTAAACAACAAAGCATTAAACTAAAACATATTCCAATACATTTAGATATGCTAACATACCAAAACATGGACTCAAAAACAATCAAAAGACCTTCCTATATATATCATTACAAAATAAAACATCACACCATAATTCTAAACTACATCATTCAACAACTACACATCAAGGTATTCAttcatacattatatatatacacttgttCCATCATTACAAAATGTACTCTAATAAAACCACAAATCTCACTCTTTAACTACATCTATCAACATTCACAAAACTTATATATCCATCTATATATACATTCCACTACCCATAATTCAGATGCAAAAACTACCGaattagatggatagtgtgagctggTTGATTGATCCTTCCAAAAACTCAGCAATGAATATCTACAAAACAACCCAAGAAAACCCGTAAGCTTACTTAGCTTAGTAATGACATAGTATAACATCTACTCTAAATATAATTAAACTCGGTTCACATATTAAGTAATTACTCAAATCTACAAGGGAACAAATGGTGAAATGCTAGAACATTATAATGCATTCAGGGTTACCGAAGTACAAATAGAGCATGTATGTGCATTCAGGAGTACCAAAGTAGAAACAAGGGCATGTATGTGCATcaagggtaccaaagtacaaacaggggcacatatgtgcatcAGAGGTACCGAAGTAaattcacacacacacatatataaatgaattaaCTAGAGAACAACAACACAAGTACATTTCATTTACGTATTGAAATACTAAGAACTTACCTACAATTCAATTTCGATTAACACGCAGGGACTGTTCTACAAATTTCCCCTTTCCTCGGTTATTGTCTTTTTTATTCaagtcttgatctatataataattaaatataatatattaatctcATTCACAATTCACATTCCATTTAATGTATATGACCcttaacttttattaattatacatttcccctaaacttttacattttttacaatttagtctatatacccaaaatttccaaattaataaattttcacaACTTTCTAAAGCTAACCAAATATCATTCTAAGCTAGGGAAATCCACCATTAATCATTAATCACTaaatttccatgaatttttaatatttaatcaatttactcCATTTACTAAAACTATCAAAGAAATCAATTAGTAAACTAATCAAAATAAACAACTAACACTTCAACTCCATCAATTAACATCCAAAATAACAaaggttcatcaatggaaacatctaaAATCTTCAATGGTTTTAAAAATGAAGGCATGAGCttgctagacctagttgcaatgatctcaaaaacataaaaattacgaagAATAAACTCAAAAAGAACTCACATGCAAGAAGAACTATGGTTGAACCTCCCTAAGCACTTTAATGGTGTTTTTCCTTCCAAATTTTGGTGGAAGAACATAGAAAAGATGATAccaatactattttttttatttatcttattattacttaattataattttatctattGTAATAAACATACAAAATGACAACTTAATTGTCCTTAACCGTCCATCCAACTTCTCTATATCTAATTACTACTTAAGTCCCTTCTCCTTTGATAATTAAACTATCAAATCATTACAATTCAataattactaaattttgcatatttcataaattaatcttttttacttaattaactatctaaacgttaaaatttcatCACCAAAATTTAACATGAATCTAATGCAAcccaataaattttaattaaattataaaaattcaacttcacaaattgaatttgtggtctcgaaactactatttagTTACCACTAAAAAATGAGATATTACAAGTTCAATTTATTTggttattatcattatcatcttGCTTTtagattaacactactaattcatgactcaagtagactagtagttatttttggtaattttcttaaTAGCAGTTTTTCCCAAACtacaatcccttgggtacgatcctcgaaatacttgCCAAGTGTTTTATTGTAAACAAACTACATTACAACCTGACCCATATACTTGTGAAAACCACCTCAATTCCATATATTTAGTtttagtattcacactctggacattaGTACGTCCGAAGACGGTCAGTTAATTAGAGCCCCTTTCAGTAAATGCATAAATCGATCTTGCCTTGACTTAGTCTGCTGCAAGATGTTCATTTTGAGCCATTTCTCATCAAAATCCAATCCACTCCATTGCATTTCTTGAGGAATCATCAATGATGGgattacaaattcaacttcttctgAGTTCTTTATCTTTATTTGAATGTTGCTGTGATGGGGCACATTTTTTGTCGGCTTAGGGTGTAGGATCTCTTTTACGATGTTCAAAAATTTGGCAGCTCCTCCACATTTACCTCATGACAATCTGGGGTCTTTTCGATATCGCCTAATAGTTCACTAGAGTCTCTAACCTCTACCTCTTATTGACAATTAACCTTCAAGGTTGTTTTTTCAACAATGGTACAGGAGGCCTCCTTCTCAACTTTGGTAGGGTCCGGTTTAACACACTCGTCCTCTAGATCTTGCTCCCTAACTCGACGTTTGACAGCCTCTAGCACCGAGTCTAAATTATTTCATATGGCTTGCATGTTTTCCTTGCAATTAGACATACCATCCTCAAAAGAGCTCTCTCAAATGGGTTGATAGTGGTGCGCTTTAGGTCTTTCCAATATGCACTCTTATCCTCGTATGAATTTGAAGGATAAGGGTCGTATCAATCTTCTATAGGGCAACTACCTTCCCATTCTTTGTTTCCACTTTCTACCAAACATGCGTAACTACACGAATCATAACAAGGATCATATCCTTATCTCCCATAAGGGCCATAATCATCCCAGTTGAGCGAGATCAAATCATCTGCATCAAACATAAAAGGCCCTTCGGGCCACCTATATTTAGCATTAAACATGACTTCCAATCAATCATCAATAACATAAAGTCAACAAACTCATTAAAATAGAAACTTATTAAactcattaaaatatctacttaaCATGTACACTAAAAATTACTCAATCTTACACCGTATCCCCGGAAACAGTGCCAACAACTTTGACCACATTCGCACATGTGTGTAAAAcaaatgattttatgaaataattagaAAGCGTGACTTTACTGCAAGCATACAagttagttgtaatatttgtagtgttacaatggaacaccggagtattccaaggatcgaacccaaaggagaTGGCGATTGAGTGATAAATAACATACATTCTAGAGTCTAAGCGACTACTGGTACGATTTTATAGTACGACAAATTATAACaagaaaatttgcaagaaatttgGATATGCTAATGTAAGAACTAAACTGGAAAGAGTACAAAACTAGGAAATTAAACAAATGAATGACTAACGGTGGTTGGTTGATTTTGATGTGGTTCGTCGATACTCAAAAAAAGGacttaaattacttaaattactAAATGGTTCCATTTTATCTTTCGATTTCAATTTTATCGACTTCGATGAATTAATCTGATTTATCTCTTGATCTCAGTAGTTAATCCAGTACTAATGAATGAGTGCGTAACAAGAttacctctcggtctcacttGCCGAGATATTCCCTTAGGGGCATCACTTCCTAGTTTTTaggtctattcaatttagtcctttgtccaAAAATTAGCTTACCCACGTCTCCATAAACCGACCCCCTTTTCGGTTTAGCTACTCATGTTGAAAATAAAGAGAATGAACATGGAAATGAAAAACAAAGAAGCCATTAAAGTAAatcttaagaaaaatataaaagtttggatttttatgcaagaaaacttaaagaacATGAAACTAAATGTattcaacaagaaaatctaaagcaataaacataaaagaaacaaactttaattgattgaaagtaaaagaaactgaaatacattaaactaaagctagaaatgtcttacaaccaaggtataaagactaaaattgtaaataaacctaagctacaatgataactaacttaactaacactaagaacatCAAGAATAAGAAGTAAATAAGAAAAACAACCTCTAAAACTAAGAAAAAAGAACAGAAAATATAAACCCTAGAAAAAGTACAgaaaaaactaagagaaaacATAGAGAAAACTAAGGCTAAAACTAAGCTAGTTTGTGTGTGTCTCCTCCTCAACAAAATTTGGCTATTGCAGACTAAATTTTCATTGCCAAAATTACCCCTACACGGCTTTAGGTGATTAGTGGACCGGGTGGACAAAGACTACCCTTTTTATCCAATTGTGTCCCTTTCACGATGTCAGTGTCATGATACCAAAAGTGGATATCGCAACACCTCAAGTAGGCTTTAGCCTTGAGGTTTTCTTTGAAGGGTGGATATCGTGATACCACTGAAAGGTGGTCTCCAATTTTCCATAAAGTTTGAGTTGTCGCGATCCCAATGTGTGGATATCGTGATACCTTTTCTTGTTGTGTATTTCTCACTCGTTTTCAATCTCTAACATGTCCCACACCACTCAATCACATGTGAGGCCTCCAATGGTACTATTGGCCAAATTGGGTCACAAAATGAGTAACAAtgagacattttcacttattaacttaaaatctaaaaattttaaaagaatgcaAAAGACGCTACTTTGAttgagaataagctccttaagtataTTGGGAAAGCCTAATTTGTCATATCAAATTATAGTAGATCAGATAGCAGCATCGGATTGATAGAAATCCTATACAAATTTGATGAGAAATGATATAAATTTCAGTGTCAGGGATCAGGTATTCCTTACGGTATCTTCATGGAAAAAGGTTATGAGATTTTGTTGGAAGGGCCAGTTGAGCCCAAGGTTTATTAGGCCTTATAGGATCCTTAAGAGGATTGGACTAGTGGCTTATCAATTAGAGTTGCCTTCGAAGCTGGACCGtattcatgacgtgttccatgtcTCTATGCTGAGGCGGTACCAATCTGACTCATCTCATGTGGTTTcgattgaggagattgaggtgaTGCCagattttgaggaggagccaATTCAGATCTTGGAGCGTGAGGTTAAGGTTTTGATCAAAAGGTGGATTCCATTAGTAAAGGTCTTATGGCGAAATCATGGCACTAAGGAGGCTACTTGAGAGTTGAAGGACtcaatgcgtcaacaatatccctATCTATTCTTATAaggtaaatttcaaggacaatatttatttttaaggagGATAGAGTTGTATCCCCCATTTAATtttagttatcattaattcttGAACAAGTTCATGTGCTAGCCTAGTGGCTAAGAATATGCATAGTTTCCCTTGAGAACCAAGTTCGAATCCCTTCTCCcacttttattttcaatttcgaCATAACCATCTTGGTCAAACTCCCCTTTGTCGCCCATATTTGTTGCCATACAAGGGAGATTCGCTCCTACCTTATCTTTCCATCCTTATCCCCTTTTTCACTCCCCTTGTTCCCCCCTCCTTTCCTTCTCTTCCCCTAGTTTTACTCCTTGCCATCTTTCTCCCCCTTTGACCCTTGTATGTCGTCCTTAGCAAATAAAGAAAACAattgttttgttttcattttctattCCCTCTCCTCTCATATTTTTCTCTCCTCCTCATTTTGTACCACCAACTTTCTCTTTTTGCACCACTTCTACCACCATTAGTCATCGTCGCACCACCAACCAACCACCATATCTCTACCATCTCTTCCCTTCTCATTCTATACTCCACTGTTGGACCTTCACTATTGGACCTCCACCATCGCTGTCACCGTAGCCGTCGCTCGTTTTTCTTCATTTTCCCATACTTTTCATTTCTTGGTCATTACTAAACTATTATCACCACTTTCTctattcttttcaatttattaaatagTAATCTTACTCATATTACTTAACACTTTTGCAAAATTTTCCAATTGAATTGTAATCTCTGATTCAACCTGATATAGAGTAAGTAAAGATATGTCCATCTATcttaactatttttttctttatatgaGCCAAATTTATGACTAATGTATGTGTAACATATTTATGTGAAAGTTCCAATCCAGATTGCTAGGATTTATATTAGTGCAAAGTAAGTTCTTAGATCTCCACCAATGATTAATAGAGTAAGTTCCTCAAAACAATTCCATAAGATATTGTTTTGGACTAAAATCGAAACTAACGTGTGTACCTTTGGTGTCGTACCATCATTACTTGATCAAATCAAGTGAGACCTGATTAGATCTGTATCATTGAATTGGGGAAATTTTGATCTAGTGTCACGAGACCCTTAATCCAAGTGTGGGTTTTAACCTATTGACCTGGTGTATGATTCATTCATAAAATTCACATAATTATTGAttaataaaagtaatttttttaaatttgctcTGAAATATTGACTAAACAAATAACTAAAGTATTCTTGGTGATTGATAAAATCCTTTATTAGGATTGAATTCAAGTAAGTACCACTGATCTAATGAATTTGTGATGCCATATGTGTTCATGCGTTATTATATGACTTGGTGATTTTTCGCATAATATGTGATATTAAAACATGATACTGTTAAGCTATTGAGACTGATTACATGATAGATCatgtatattattattgaaattttagtaacaTGTTAAAAATGTGGTTTATGGTACTGTTAACattgaaagaataattaaatgtgTCCACTGTACTATTTTACCAAATGCATGATATTTCATGACATTTTTTCTATTATTGATTGCATGTCTAAATCATGCCTACTGATGGCATGTTTAAGTCATGCTTATTCTATAGCACTGTATCATTAAAAACATGTAATATTGCATTGGGGTTGGGATGATTTTGTAACAACCTACGCTCAACTCCTCCATCGGATATGGGTAGGGAGCATCACAAATGGACCTATACTTAGTTTGGCTAACTTAATTCCTACAAAACAATCTcaaataaaatattctaaaaataaaatcaataataattataattccTACAACTAAAGCCTTAAGTCGTCGAATGCTTCATTTCTATTTCAAAAGACACTTTTTGCTTACATTACAACTCTTAAAATCTAA from the Gossypium hirsutum isolate 1008001.06 chromosome D09, Gossypium_hirsutum_v2.1, whole genome shotgun sequence genome contains:
- the LOC107892714 gene encoding uncharacterized protein, with translation MRNDINFSVRDQVFLTVSSWKKVMRFCWKGQLSPRFIRPYRILKRIGLVAYQLELPSKLDRIHDVFHVSMLRRYQSDSSHVVSIEEIEVMPDFEEEPIQILEREVKVLIKRWIPLVKVLWRNHGTKEAT